The nucleotide window TTTCAGCGCCATGCGTTCTACTTTGAGATTGTGCATGCTGTCGTCATCGATAGGGCTGCCAGAGATTTCTAGCTGACGGATGTCGTAGTCGAGTTGGTGATATTTCTGCATGTCTGCTTTGAATTTTTCGTCGTCGTGGTTGAGCTGAACAATGTCTAATTTAAGATCTGGGAAATCTAAGATAAAGGCATGGTTTTCATTGAGCATTGGCACTTCCTCTCTAGTCGAATTATCTTCAGTATAGAGTCTATTTTTGAAGATAAATGTGTTCTTAAACACA belongs to Vibrio cyclitrophicus and includes:
- a CDS encoding YdcH family protein — its product is MLNENHAFILDFPDLKLDIVQLNHDDEKFKADMQKYHQLDYDIRQLEISGSPIDDDSMHNLKVERMALKDSLHKQLTRHHALKLV